The window ATAAACACACCAAAAACATCCAAAATATTCACAGGAAAGCACAGACTATATACTGGTAATCCATTATTTTGTTAGGGGTGAGGTagttgaggaggaagaggaaatggcTTAAGGAGGGTTAATGACTTAGCCAATTACCGACAGGTCCACCCACCAGTAGGTCACTTCACAAAACACGGTGCATTGATCAAGTCAAAATGGTGGACCAAATCTCAAATTGAAGCCCCGAGTAAGCTTAGTGAATTAAAGGACGATTTCTGAAAATCTGGTTGACAAATTCATAGTCTCATACATGCATCTTACAAATGTATGTAAATTTTCAGGAAATGTGACACGCTGGATCCAGAAATAAATTAAATTACGTGTAGCCCTGCCGGTAGCGGCGGAAGAGCTCGTCCGTCCTGGCGGTGCGGAACGCGTAGCAGCCCATGGCGTAGACCGCAAGGAGGGCGACGACGGTCACGGCGAGGACGACGTCCGCGCGGCGCCACTCCCGGCGGAGGTTCTGCAGCAGCCCGGCCTTGCATGAGTCGCAGGAGTAGCAGAGCCGGTCCTGGTCGTTGCTCCAGGCGGCGCAGTCGGGGTCGGCGGCGCCGTCGATCGGGCTGATCCAGTTGGTCGCGCTGACGAAGGTGTAGCCGCACCTCGTCGGCGGCTTGCAGCAGCCGGACTGCATCGGGGTGAGCCAGGCGGCGAAGAAGTCCTGCGGCGCGGCGTACGTCTGGTTGAGCTCGGAGCAGACGGGCGCGGTGGCGGCCAGGCACGTCTTGATCTCGTCCCACCTCCCCGGCTCGTCGGCGACGCGGCGGCGCAGCCAGCCG is drawn from Triticum dicoccoides isolate Atlit2015 ecotype Zavitan chromosome 4A, WEW_v2.0, whole genome shotgun sequence and contains these coding sequences:
- the LOC119288584 gene encoding protein TORNADO 2-like codes for the protein MALNYMGAAAINAVAALLSIPVIAAGIWLSTQADNACVQILQWPLIGLGVAVLAVGLAGFVGAFWRLPWLLLAYMVLMLLLVAALACLAVFVFVATTGTSGRPVPSRAFLEYDLADYSGWLRRRVADEPGRWDEIKTCLAATAPVCSELNQTYAAPQDFFAAWLTPMQSGCCKPPTRCGYTFVSATNWISPIDGAADPDCAAWSNDQDRLCYSCDSCKAGLLQNLRREWRRADVVLAVTVVALLAVYAMGCYAFRTARTDELFRRYRQGYT